From Cellulomonas fimi ATCC 484, a single genomic window includes:
- a CDS encoding molybdenum cofactor biosynthesis protein MoaE, protein MTVLARIEDRPLDLLFHVEHVSDARAGAVATFVGLVRDHDPSVDGRVVALEYSAHPDAAAVLARLAGRAAADDDVLGLAVSHRVGRLEVGEAAIVCAVATAHRAEAFDVCRALVETVKAELPVWKREILADGSHVWVGMS, encoded by the coding sequence ATGACGGTGCTGGCGCGGATCGAGGACCGGCCGCTTGACCTGCTGTTTCACGTGGAACATGTGAGCGACGCCCGCGCCGGGGCGGTCGCGACCTTCGTCGGGCTCGTCCGGGACCACGACCCGTCGGTCGACGGGAGGGTCGTGGCGCTCGAGTACAGCGCGCACCCCGACGCGGCGGCGGTCCTCGCGCGGCTCGCCGGGCGTGCGGCGGCGGACGACGACGTGCTCGGGCTCGCGGTGAGCCACCGCGTCGGGCGGCTCGAGGTCGGCGAGGCAGCGATCGTGTGCGCCGTGGCGACCGCGCACCGCGCCGAGGCGTTTGACGTGTGCCGGGCGCTCGTCGAGACCGTCAAGGCCGAGCTGCCCGTCTGGAAGCGCGAGATCCTCGCGGACGGCTCCCACGTGTGGGTGGGGATGTCATGA
- the moaA gene encoding GTP 3',8-cyclase MoaA has product MTDLPMPTVRASSSDDGSPVVPRADGPRPQDAARPDAPLVDRFGRPHHDLRISLTDRCSLRCTYCMPAEGVPWLARQTMLTTEEIVRVARVGVELGITEIRLTGGEPLLRVDVVDVVRRLTALTGPHGSPEVSLTTNALRLPALAAPLRDAGLSRVNISLDTLDRGKFIELTRRDKLVETLAGIAAADAAGLHPVKINAVAMRGVNDDEVVALTRFAVERGYQMRFIEQMPLDGGHTWDRTQMVTQAEILDRLTSAFTLTEVPGRGNAPAELWHVDGGPQTVGVIASVTAPFCSACDRLRLTADGQLRACLFAQDEVDVRAVVRDEALGDEAVADAYRRCLAGKKAGHGIGEPTFRQPDRPMSAIGG; this is encoded by the coding sequence ATGACGGACCTGCCGATGCCGACCGTGCGGGCCTCGTCGTCGGACGACGGCAGCCCTGTCGTGCCGCGCGCCGACGGTCCACGGCCGCAGGACGCCGCCCGCCCCGACGCTCCGCTCGTCGACCGGTTCGGGCGCCCGCACCACGACCTGCGCATCTCGCTCACCGACCGCTGCTCGCTGCGGTGCACGTACTGCATGCCCGCCGAGGGCGTGCCGTGGCTCGCGCGGCAGACGATGCTCACGACCGAGGAGATCGTGCGCGTCGCCCGCGTCGGCGTCGAGCTCGGGATCACCGAGATCCGGCTCACGGGCGGCGAGCCGCTGCTACGCGTCGACGTCGTCGACGTCGTCCGGCGGCTGACCGCGCTCACCGGCCCGCACGGCAGCCCCGAGGTGTCGCTCACGACCAACGCGCTGCGCCTGCCCGCGCTCGCCGCTCCCCTGCGCGACGCCGGGCTGTCCCGCGTGAACATCAGCCTCGACACGCTCGACCGCGGGAAGTTCATCGAGCTCACCCGGCGCGACAAGCTCGTCGAGACGCTCGCCGGCATCGCCGCCGCGGACGCCGCCGGGCTGCACCCCGTCAAGATCAACGCCGTCGCGATGCGTGGGGTGAACGACGACGAGGTCGTCGCGCTCACCCGGTTCGCGGTCGAGCGCGGGTACCAGATGCGGTTCATCGAGCAGATGCCGCTCGACGGCGGCCACACCTGGGACCGCACGCAGATGGTCACGCAGGCGGAGATCCTCGACCGGCTGACCTCGGCGTTCACGCTCACCGAGGTTCCCGGGCGCGGCAACGCCCCCGCCGAGCTCTGGCACGTCGACGGCGGGCCGCAGACCGTCGGCGTCATCGCGTCCGTCACCGCGCCGTTCTGCTCCGCGTGCGACCGGCTGCGCCTGACCGCCGACGGGCAGCTGCGCGCGTGCCTGTTCGCGCAGGACGAGGTCGACGTGCGGGCGGTCGTGCGCGACGAGGCGCTGGGCGACGAGGCCGTGGCCGACGCGTACCGGCGGTGCCTCGCGGGCAAGAAGGCCGGGCACGGCATCGGCGAGCCGACGTTCCGGCAGCCCGACCGGCCCATGAGCGCGATCGGCGGCTGA
- a CDS encoding GNAT family N-acetyltransferase, with protein MSDPDGGDGPCASDAPEDRAAPTAEPGIDVTTPRLHLRPFRAGDATALHAYLSHPDAVRYEPYGVLDPDAAAREAERRAHDPAFVAVSLRSTGTLVGNLYLAGEGPAEWHTWQLGYVFHPAHWGHGYATEACTALLDHVFTVRRAWRVVARCDPRNERSWALLERLGMRREGHHLRAASFTADADGHRVWHDTYVYALLADEWTRPPS; from the coding sequence ATGAGCGACCCGGATGGTGGCGACGGACCCTGTGCGAGCGACGCACCGGAGGACCGGGCGGCGCCGACCGCCGAACCCGGCATCGACGTCACGACGCCCCGGCTCCACCTCCGGCCGTTCCGGGCGGGCGACGCGACGGCGCTGCACGCGTACCTCTCCCACCCCGACGCCGTGCGGTACGAGCCGTACGGCGTGCTCGACCCGGACGCCGCCGCGCGCGAGGCCGAGCGCAGGGCGCACGACCCGGCCTTCGTCGCGGTGTCGCTCCGCTCCACGGGCACCCTGGTCGGGAACCTCTACCTGGCCGGCGAAGGACCGGCCGAGTGGCACACGTGGCAGCTCGGGTACGTGTTCCACCCGGCCCACTGGGGCCACGGCTACGCGACCGAGGCGTGCACCGCCCTGCTCGACCACGTGTTCACGGTGCGGCGGGCGTGGCGCGTGGTCGCGCGCTGCGACCCGCGCAACGAGCGGTCGTGGGCGCTGCTGGAGCGCCTCGGCATGCGCCGCGAGGGCCACCACCTCCGGGCCGCGTCGTTCACGGCCGACGCCGACGGGCACCGGGTCTGGCACGACACGTACGTGTACGCACTCCTCGCGGACGAGTGGACCCGACCGCCCTCCTGA
- a CDS encoding GAF domain-containing sensor histidine kinase: MNAPTTDAAGGTSQLLSAILDMAGDLDLPSLLERFVAASTTLTGARYGAINIVDPDGTSLTFVQSGVDEATAAALGHPPHAWGVLGQIPDHGVLRLEDLTQHPAFRGLPAGHPPMGSFLGSAVRVHGERYGTLYLSEKQGGFDDADVEVVQALAAAVAVAVDNAQLYAAQVRRQRWLSASQQITTMLLEGADAEDALEMIAQAAADSGEADVAALVLPGPEGDDLIVEIVTDGGRQLLGLDATDDPRVRQAFTSADGGVLIVNASTDAHPAFAGFGPALLAPLHAHGDGLGVLVLLRAAGGEPFTEQDLTFAQSFARQAALAFVLGEAQRLRGHEALRGERTRIARDLHDLAIQQLFAAGMQVESLRSDPSVPVPEHVSQALGQVVEHVDAGIRQIRVIVRTLDDPGATIPLVQRVVAEVELARASLGFAPALSVTVDGVDVDVTAAGPTDAIDSLVAPGRANNVVAVVREGLSNVARHARSRQVSVRLAVASGGDGSIVVEVEDDGVGVPAAPTRSSGTRNLAERAREVGGSFSLLQPPSGRGALLRWQAPLD, from the coding sequence GTGAACGCACCAACGACAGATGCAGCCGGCGGGACGTCACAGCTGCTGTCCGCGATCCTGGACATGGCCGGCGACCTGGACCTCCCCAGCCTGCTGGAACGGTTCGTCGCCGCCAGCACGACGCTGACGGGAGCCCGGTACGGCGCGATCAACATCGTCGACCCCGACGGCACGTCGTTGACGTTCGTCCAAAGCGGCGTCGACGAGGCCACCGCCGCAGCGCTCGGGCACCCGCCGCACGCGTGGGGTGTGCTGGGGCAGATCCCCGACCACGGGGTCCTGCGGCTGGAGGACCTGACGCAGCACCCCGCGTTCCGCGGCCTGCCTGCGGGACACCCGCCGATGGGCTCGTTCCTCGGCTCGGCCGTCCGCGTGCACGGCGAGCGGTACGGGACGCTGTACCTGTCGGAGAAGCAGGGCGGGTTCGACGACGCCGACGTCGAGGTGGTGCAGGCTCTCGCGGCAGCCGTGGCCGTGGCGGTCGACAACGCGCAGCTGTACGCCGCACAGGTGCGCCGCCAACGCTGGCTGTCCGCGTCGCAGCAGATCACGACGATGCTCCTCGAGGGTGCGGACGCCGAGGACGCCCTGGAGATGATCGCCCAGGCCGCCGCCGACAGCGGTGAGGCGGACGTCGCCGCTCTCGTGCTGCCGGGCCCGGAGGGCGACGACCTGATCGTCGAGATCGTCACCGACGGCGGCCGCCAGCTCCTCGGCCTGGACGCGACCGACGACCCGCGGGTGCGACAGGCGTTCACCAGCGCCGACGGGGGCGTCCTCATCGTGAACGCGTCGACGGACGCGCACCCCGCGTTCGCAGGCTTCGGGCCCGCGCTCCTGGCGCCGCTGCACGCGCACGGCGACGGTCTGGGGGTCCTCGTGCTGCTCCGCGCGGCGGGCGGGGAGCCGTTCACCGAGCAGGACCTGACGTTCGCGCAGTCGTTCGCCCGGCAGGCGGCGCTCGCGTTCGTCCTGGGCGAGGCCCAGCGGCTGCGGGGGCACGAGGCGCTGCGGGGCGAGCGCACCCGCATCGCCCGCGACCTGCACGACCTCGCGATCCAGCAGCTGTTCGCCGCCGGCATGCAGGTCGAGTCGTTGCGGTCCGACCCGTCCGTGCCCGTCCCCGAGCACGTGTCGCAGGCGCTCGGGCAGGTCGTGGAGCACGTGGACGCCGGCATCCGGCAGATCCGCGTCATCGTGCGCACCCTGGACGACCCGGGCGCGACGATCCCCCTGGTGCAGCGAGTCGTCGCGGAGGTCGAGCTCGCGCGCGCGTCGCTCGGGTTCGCGCCCGCGTTGAGCGTCACGGTCGACGGCGTCGACGTGGACGTCACCGCGGCCGGCCCCACGGACGCAATCGACTCCCTGGTCGCCCCCGGCCGGGCGAACAACGTGGTCGCGGTGGTGCGCGAGGGCCTGTCCAACGTCGCGCGGCACGCCCGTTCGCGGCAGGTGTCGGTCCGGCTGGCGGTCGCCTCCGGCGGTGACGGGTCGATCGTCGTGGAGGTCGAGGACGACGGCGTCGGCGTCCCGGCGGCGCCGACCCGCTCCTCGGGCACCCGGAACCTCGCGGAACGCGCGCGCGAGGTCGGCGGGTCCTTCTCGTTGCTGCAGCCCCCGTCCGGACGAGGGGCGCTGCTGCGCTGGCAGGCACCGCTCGACTGA
- a CDS encoding MoaD/ThiS family protein: protein MTASTTPAVETLTVRYFAAAAEAAGLDTEAVPAGPAAGVVSELVRRHPDLAGVLPRCALLADGVRVEDSDQVRPGATLDVLPPFAGG, encoded by the coding sequence GTGACCGCGTCGACGACCCCGGCGGTGGAGACGCTGACCGTCCGCTACTTCGCCGCCGCGGCCGAGGCGGCCGGTCTCGACACCGAGGCCGTGCCGGCCGGGCCGGCCGCCGGTGTCGTCTCCGAGCTCGTGCGTCGCCACCCCGACCTCGCCGGCGTCCTGCCCCGCTGCGCGCTCCTGGCCGACGGCGTGCGCGTCGAGGACTCCGACCAGGTCCGGCCCGGCGCGACCCTCGACGTCCTGCCGCCCTTCGCGGGCGGCTGA
- a CDS encoding DUF6457 domain-containing protein, with translation MSTDPRKAPGADLPAWVDHIARELGVDPALVDIDRVLGVAADVAHSVARPAVPVTMLVAGLAVASGRAGDDVLATVERAALAWASDENVLP, from the coding sequence GTGAGCACCGACCCCCGCAAGGCGCCCGGCGCCGACCTGCCCGCCTGGGTGGACCACATCGCGCGCGAGCTGGGTGTCGACCCCGCGCTCGTCGACATCGACCGCGTCCTGGGCGTCGCCGCGGACGTCGCGCACTCGGTCGCACGGCCGGCCGTGCCGGTGACGATGCTGGTCGCGGGCCTCGCCGTCGCGTCGGGCCGCGCGGGCGACGACGTGCTCGCGACGGTCGAGCGGGCGGCGCTCGCGTGGGCGTCCGACGAGAACGTCCTGCCGTGA
- the mobA gene encoding molybdenum cofactor guanylyltransferase, which yields MTGPASPAAPEPGTDEFDAVVLAGGRAQRLGGADKGSVVVAGRALVDHALAAVSGARSVVLVGPPSVARPGVATVQESPPFGGPVAGLAAGLAALPDPGPRTAPDRLVVVLACDVPGAVRVVPALVAAALAAPAADGARLVGPDGAPQHLVAAYRRTALDAALAALPDGPRDVAVRRVVGGLDLVDVPDVDDAGADADTWDDVRRLDTRLAAGGSIGPSDHDRRTP from the coding sequence GTGACCGGTCCGGCCTCGCCGGCCGCGCCCGAGCCTGGTACCGACGAGTTCGACGCGGTCGTGCTCGCGGGCGGTCGCGCGCAGCGGCTCGGCGGTGCCGACAAGGGGTCGGTGGTCGTCGCCGGGCGCGCGCTCGTGGACCACGCGCTCGCGGCCGTCTCCGGGGCGCGGTCCGTCGTCCTCGTCGGTCCGCCGTCGGTCGCCCGGCCGGGTGTCGCGACCGTCCAGGAGTCACCACCGTTCGGCGGTCCCGTCGCCGGCCTGGCCGCGGGCCTCGCGGCTCTGCCCGACCCCGGTCCGCGGACGGCTCCCGACCGCCTCGTCGTGGTGCTCGCGTGCGACGTCCCCGGGGCGGTGCGCGTGGTGCCCGCGCTCGTCGCGGCGGCGCTGGCAGCACCGGCGGCGGACGGCGCGCGGCTCGTCGGCCCGGACGGGGCACCGCAGCACCTCGTGGCCGCCTACCGGCGCACCGCGCTGGACGCGGCGCTCGCGGCCCTCCCGGACGGCCCGCGCGACGTCGCCGTCCGCCGGGTCGTCGGCGGCCTGGACCTCGTCGACGTCCCCGACGTGGACGACGCCGGTGCCGACGCGGACACGTGGGACGACGTCCGCCGGCTCGACACGCGGCTGGCTGCGGGTGGCAGCATCGGACCCAGCGACCACGACCGGAGGACACCGTGA
- the moaC gene encoding cyclic pyranopterin monophosphate synthase MoaC, which translates to MTQPFTHLDAAGHARMVDVTHKQPTVRAATATGRVVCGPDVVAALRDGTVPKGDVLAVARVAGIAAAKRTAELLPLAHVIGVHGVVVDLSVEDDGVAITATVRTADRTGVEMEALTAVSVTALAVVDMVKGLDKSVSIADVRLEAKTGGKSGDWRREP; encoded by the coding sequence ATGACGCAGCCCTTCACCCACCTCGACGCCGCCGGCCACGCGCGCATGGTCGACGTCACCCACAAGCAGCCGACCGTCCGCGCCGCGACCGCGACCGGCCGGGTCGTGTGCGGCCCGGACGTCGTCGCCGCGCTGCGCGACGGGACCGTGCCGAAGGGCGACGTGCTCGCCGTCGCGCGGGTCGCCGGCATCGCGGCCGCGAAGCGCACCGCCGAGCTGCTGCCGCTCGCGCACGTCATCGGCGTGCACGGCGTCGTCGTGGACCTGTCCGTCGAGGACGACGGTGTCGCGATCACCGCGACGGTCCGCACGGCCGACCGCACGGGCGTGGAGATGGAGGCGCTCACCGCGGTGTCCGTCACCGCGCTCGCGGTCGTCGACATGGTCAAGGGCCTCGACAAGTCCGTGTCGATCGCGGACGTCCGCCTCGAGGCCAAGACCGGAGGCAAGTCCGGCGACTGGCGGCGCGAGCCGTGA